One window of Mucilaginibacter inviolabilis genomic DNA carries:
- a CDS encoding helix-turn-helix domain-containing protein, producing the protein MADKYIELESISDLHRMVHYTPPKHPLVSVIDHADFYARRPRVDAFYRFGFYTISCKKFEGVLKYGKGYYDFGEGSLVFTAPGQVIAPGPDVFVEEGWALFIHPDLIHGTDLGRKIHQYSFFNYEVNEALHISDAEKLIIKDCVAKIEKEYAQNIDKHSQGLIVSNIELLLNYCNRFYDRQFYTRSRVNSDVVQQFEKLLKDYFSQNNLIETGLPSVSYFASRLNLSPNYLSDLLGKFTGKTTQEHIHLELIDHAKSLLWGTNKSISEIAYGLGFEHPSHFTKIFKSKTGKSPSEYRMMN; encoded by the coding sequence ATGGCCGATAAATATATTGAACTCGAATCCATCAGCGATCTGCACCGGATGGTACATTATACTCCTCCCAAGCATCCCCTGGTGAGTGTTATAGATCATGCCGACTTTTATGCCCGACGACCCAGAGTGGATGCATTTTACCGGTTTGGTTTTTACACCATTTCCTGCAAAAAGTTTGAGGGTGTTTTAAAATACGGCAAGGGCTATTATGATTTTGGTGAGGGCTCCCTGGTGTTTACAGCCCCCGGACAGGTTATTGCCCCCGGGCCGGATGTTTTTGTAGAAGAAGGCTGGGCGCTTTTCATCCACCCCGATCTGATCCATGGCACCGATCTGGGCCGGAAGATACACCAATATTCGTTTTTTAATTATGAGGTAAATGAGGCCTTGCACATTTCGGATGCGGAAAAATTGATCATCAAAGATTGTGTGGCTAAAATTGAAAAAGAGTATGCCCAAAACATCGACAAGCATTCGCAGGGACTCATCGTTAGCAATATTGAGTTGCTTTTAAATTACTGTAACCGCTTTTATGACCGGCAGTTTTATACCCGGTCCAGGGTTAATTCGGATGTGGTACAGCAGTTTGAAAAGCTATTGAAAGATTATTTTTCGCAAAATAACCTCATAGAAACCGGCTTGCCCAGCGTAAGTTATTTTGCCTCCAGGCTCAACCTTTCACCCAACTACCTCTCAGATCTGCTGGGCAAATTCACCGGTAAAACCACACAGGAGCATATCCATCTGGAATTGATTGACCATGCGAAATCACTGCTGTGGGGTACCAATAAATCTATCAGCGAAATTGCCTACGGCTTGGGCTTTGAGCACCCATCGCACTTCACCAAAATATTTAAATCAAAAACGGGAAAGTCGCCAAGTGAATACAGGATGATGAATTAG
- a CDS encoding SDR family oxidoreductase: protein MKKTVLITGASSGFGKEAVKLFHKNNWNVIATMRSPEKETELSTLDQVLLTKLDVTDKASIQNAVKAGIEKFGQIDVLVNNAGYGAFGALEAASEAEIKKQFDVNFFGLIDVTKALLPLMREQKSGVIINVSSIGGKVTFPFSSLYHATKFALEGLTESIQYELNPLGIHLKIVEPGGYKTEFAGRSMAIYGVGESGDYQVPFDKFLQSIEHWPMSENLNEVAEAIYEAATDGTEKLRYPVGHDAEPILGARHQMNDADFKKMIVGQLGI, encoded by the coding sequence ATGAAAAAGACAGTATTAATCACCGGCGCTTCCTCTGGATTTGGAAAAGAGGCCGTTAAATTATTTCATAAAAACAACTGGAACGTAATAGCTACCATGCGTTCGCCAGAAAAAGAAACAGAATTATCAACACTCGACCAGGTTTTGTTAACCAAACTAGATGTGACCGACAAAGCCAGCATACAAAACGCGGTGAAAGCCGGTATCGAAAAATTTGGCCAGATTGATGTACTGGTGAATAACGCAGGCTACGGCGCGTTTGGCGCATTAGAAGCAGCCAGCGAGGCAGAGATCAAAAAACAATTTGATGTTAATTTCTTTGGACTGATTGATGTGACCAAAGCTTTATTACCCCTGATGCGTGAGCAAAAATCGGGCGTTATCATCAACGTTTCTTCTATAGGTGGTAAGGTTACTTTCCCCTTCTCATCCCTTTATCATGCCACTAAATTTGCCTTGGAGGGCTTAACAGAATCTATCCAATACGAGTTAAATCCATTGGGTATCCACTTAAAAATAGTTGAACCGGGTGGTTATAAAACTGAGTTTGCTGGCCGTTCGATGGCTATTTACGGCGTTGGCGAATCTGGCGATTACCAGGTTCCATTTGATAAATTTCTCCAATCAATAGAACACTGGCCAATGTCTGAAAACCTTAACGAAGTAGCCGAAGCTATTTATGAGGCGGCCACCGATGGTACCGAAAAACTGCGTTACCCTGTAGGGCATGATGCCGAACCAATATTGGGAGCAAGACACCAAATGAATGATGCGGATTTCAAAAAAATGATAGTTGGCCAGCTTGGCATTTAG
- a CDS encoding DeoR/GlpR family DNA-binding transcription regulator: MLKKERHAFIIKQINLHNKVLSADLATALNVSEDTIRRDLMELDDSRQIVKVHGGALSKSFHYPFQHTDIYAVDAKKVIAGKAIGLIKSGMMVLTGGGTTVLEMVQALPQNLAVTIFTISPLVALQLADHPLITVILIGGEFSKDSQVCVGSQVVNYLHEIKFDICFLGTNGISIADGVTDSDLNIVHLKKAMINASNRLVVMCISEKLNSVQRMNVCPLAKVDYLITDLDPDNLVLDDYREKGIQLY, translated from the coding sequence ATGCTTAAAAAGGAACGCCACGCATTTATCATCAAACAAATAAACCTACATAACAAAGTATTATCGGCCGATCTGGCTACGGCGCTGAATGTATCCGAAGATACCATACGCCGTGATCTCATGGAACTGGACGATTCCCGGCAGATTGTGAAAGTTCACGGCGGCGCCCTGTCCAAATCGTTCCACTATCCTTTTCAGCATACCGATATCTATGCGGTTGATGCTAAAAAGGTTATTGCCGGCAAAGCTATCGGCCTTATAAAAAGCGGTATGATGGTGTTAACCGGTGGTGGTACAACCGTATTGGAAATGGTGCAGGCCCTGCCTCAAAATCTGGCGGTTACCATATTTACCATTAGTCCGCTGGTGGCGCTGCAATTGGCCGATCATCCTTTGATTACGGTGATATTGATAGGCGGGGAGTTTTCCAAAGATTCGCAGGTTTGCGTGGGCTCGCAGGTGGTGAACTATCTGCACGAGATTAAGTTTGATATTTGTTTTTTAGGCACCAACGGTATTTCGATAGCCGATGGCGTAACCGATTCTGATCTGAACATTGTACACCTGAAAAAGGCGATGATCAATGCCTCCAACCGCCTGGTAGTGATGTGTATTTCTGAGAAACTAAATTCGGTACAACGGATGAATGTTTGTCCGCTGGCCAAGGTTGATTACCTGATCACCGATCTTGATCCTGACAATTTGGTATTGGATGATTATAGAGAAAAAGGGATACAGCTTTATTGA